In Treponema sp. OMZ 798, the following proteins share a genomic window:
- the gatB gene encoding Asp-tRNA(Asn)/Glu-tRNA(Gln) amidotransferase subunit GatB yields MLKHGNLEYEIIIGCEIHCQLLTKTKAFCSCENRYGGIPNTRVCPSCLGLPGALPRVSKEYVEFGIKAGCALGCRINNFSKFDRKHYFYPDLVKGYQITQFYTPLCEEGEVEINLAAQNEEPKFKKVRIERIHLEEDVGKSLHIEGSHSYIDFNRSGVPLIEIVSKPDMSTPDEAARYMQTIREILKFVGVTDGNMEEGALRCDANINLKIIDNGVEFRTPISEIKNMNSFKAVKDACTYEVSRQLDEYTSENRIAFKPGFKRTMGWDEPSGQTVIQRTKTIAEDYRFMPEPDLRALELSDEFIKEVSDSVGELPEAKRLRFKKEYHLSEFDVQTLTSERDLAEWFEEAAKKSSSPKKCANWILAEVLAVLNETNSSLSDLKFGPCAIAELVNVIEEGKITSKQAKDVFAEMIALGKKPSAIIAEKGMEQVSDSSFIEKIVEEVFAENTEAVQDWKNGKTNVAGWLMGQVMKKSGGKANPKQAAELVNKRLAQ; encoded by the coding sequence AAATACACTGCCAACTTTTAACCAAAACAAAGGCTTTTTGTTCTTGCGAAAACCGTTACGGCGGCATTCCGAATACGCGGGTTTGCCCCTCCTGTCTCGGACTTCCGGGAGCCCTCCCCAGAGTAAGCAAGGAATATGTAGAGTTCGGAATTAAGGCAGGATGCGCCCTCGGCTGCAGGATAAATAATTTTTCCAAATTCGACAGAAAACATTATTTTTATCCCGACCTTGTAAAGGGCTATCAGATAACTCAATTTTACACGCCTCTATGCGAAGAAGGCGAAGTCGAAATTAACCTCGCCGCTCAAAATGAGGAGCCTAAATTTAAGAAAGTGAGAATCGAGCGCATCCACTTGGAGGAAGATGTCGGTAAGAGTCTTCATATAGAAGGTTCACACAGCTACATCGATTTTAACCGATCAGGAGTTCCACTAATCGAAATTGTTTCAAAGCCCGATATGTCAACTCCCGATGAGGCTGCCCGCTACATGCAGACAATCAGGGAGATTTTAAAATTCGTCGGCGTTACTGACGGAAACATGGAAGAAGGAGCCCTGCGCTGCGATGCAAACATAAACTTAAAAATCATCGACAACGGCGTAGAGTTTAGAACTCCTATTTCGGAAATAAAAAATATGAACTCCTTTAAGGCTGTAAAGGATGCCTGCACCTATGAGGTTTCCCGCCAATTGGATGAATACACGAGCGAGAACCGAATTGCTTTTAAGCCGGGCTTTAAACGAACCATGGGCTGGGACGAACCTTCAGGGCAGACTGTAATTCAGCGTACAAAAACAATAGCCGAAGACTACCGCTTTATGCCCGAACCGGATTTAAGAGCTCTGGAATTGAGCGATGAGTTTATCAAAGAGGTGAGCGATTCGGTCGGAGAATTACCGGAAGCAAAACGGCTTCGGTTTAAAAAAGAATATCACTTGTCGGAATTCGATGTTCAAACTCTTACCTCGGAAAGAGATTTGGCGGAATGGTTTGAAGAGGCGGCAAAAAAATCTTCTTCTCCCAAAAAATGCGCCAACTGGATTTTGGCTGAAGTTTTGGCTGTTTTAAACGAAACAAACTCTTCTCTCTCCGATTTAAAATTCGGACCCTGTGCTATAGCAGAGCTTGTAAATGTTATTGAAGAAGGAAAAATAACAAGCAAGCAGGCAAAGGATGTTTTTGCCGAGATGATAGCTCTCGGTAAAAAACCGTCTGCCATAATCGCCGAAAAAGGCATGGAACAGGTGAGCGACTCTTCCTTTATCGAAAAAATCGTAGAAGAAGTTTTTGCTGAAAACACCGAAGCCGTCCAAGACTGGAAAAACGGAAAGACCAATGTTGCAGGCTGGCTTATGGGACAGGTTATGAAAAAATCCGGCGGCAAGGCTAACCCTAAACAAGCTGCCGAACTTGTAAACAAAAGACTAGCACAGTGA
- a CDS encoding YfbM family protein encodes MGMIANYQYLSDENLKQLKSFNAEEDEIFENVEEWNEEAKLLLDIDKMWDALHFVLTGIDSSKPIENDPLSEAVVGVSPIDGIEDFIAYTEKSRIKDIISALDNFDIEKAMNNFSMKECKKADLYPNIWDYEEEADEIKEELTDCFQNMKEFYKQVLEADGNVLVTIY; translated from the coding sequence ATGGGAATGATAGCAAACTATCAATATTTAAGTGATGAGAATTTAAAACAGCTCAAATCTTTTAATGCGGAAGAAGATGAAATCTTTGAGAATGTAGAAGAGTGGAATGAAGAAGCAAAACTGCTGCTGGATATAGATAAGATGTGGGATGCACTTCATTTTGTGCTTACTGGTATCGATAGCAGCAAACCGATAGAAAATGACCCTCTTAGTGAAGCTGTTGTAGGCGTATCTCCTATTGATGGCATAGAAGATTTTATAGCTTACACCGAAAAGTCAAGAATTAAAGACATCATTTCAGCTCTCGATAATTTTGATATAGAAAAAGCTATGAATAATTTCAGTATGAAAGAATGCAAAAAAGCGGATTTATATCCGAACATTTGGGATTATGAAGAAGAAGCTGATGAAATAAAAGAGGAATTAACCGACTGTTTTCAAAATATGAAAGAATTTTACAAGCAAGTGCTCGAAGCTGACGGCAATGTATTGGTTACCATTTATTAA